In Pogoniulus pusillus isolate bPogPus1 chromosome 1, bPogPus1.pri, whole genome shotgun sequence, one DNA window encodes the following:
- the OIP5 gene encoding protein Mis18-beta — translation MEVRRKLEEFFQDPQLDGVIVVERPSCPAAAIATQVPKPSCRSAATRIPEPSCPDAAFVTRVPEPSCPAAAIATQIPDPSCSAAATAIQVPKPSCSPAATRIPDRSCSAAAFDKRVPEPSCRDAATRVSEPSSTAARGVLPPSCSSTPSLPPRRRTPLPEGCAMFQCRGCRAVLGDSLHLCAQEPRLGVLVCFKVTNGVSWEDSLAIGLEGFPLGCAYYSLFCQSCGWIVGFILYSATRHLAHLRGFFCLFKDSILCYLLKKQITVEATNMNFPDVTLKRRLEEMKEKLVGVHVRIEMLMKKMEELEQKYNVAEKQSSTSEVAGLPPGYAIVSVN, via the exons ATGGAGGTGCGCAGGAAGCTAGAGGAGTTTTTCCAGGACCCGCAGCTTGACGGGGTCATTGTTGTAGAGCGGCCGTCTTGCCCCGCCGCTGCCATCGCCACACAGGTCCCGAAGCCGTCGTGCCGCTCCGCTGCCACACGGATCCCGGAGCCGTCTTGCCCCGACGCTGCCTTTGTCACGCGGGTCCCAGAGCCGTCTTGCCCCGCCGCTGCCATTGCCACACAGATCCCAGACCCGTCGTGTTCCGCCGCTGCCACTGCCATACAGGTCCCGAAGCCGTCGTGCAGCCCCGCCGCCACACGGATCCCAGACCGGTCGTGTTCCGCCGCTGCCTTTGACAAGCGGGTCCCAGAGCCGTCGTGTCGTGACGCTGCCACACGGGTTTCCGAGCCGTcttccactgctgccagaggaGTCTTGCCGCCGTCATGTTCCTCGACGCCTTCCTTGCCCCCACGGCGGCGGACTCCGCTACCGGAGGGCTGCGCCATGTTTCAGTGCCGCGGTTGTCGGGCCGTGCTGGGGGACTCGCTGCATTTGTGCGCGCAGGAACCGCGGCTCGGCGTCCTCGTTTGCTTCA aAGTCACGAACGGCGTGTCGTGGGAGGATTCGCTGGCGATCGGCCTCGAGGGATTCCCCCTGGGATG TGCTTACTACTCACTATTCTGTCAGTCATGCGGCTGGATCGTGGGCTTCATTCTTTATTCTGCTACCAGACACCTGGCCCACCTCCGAGGCTTCTTCTGTTTGTTCAAGGACAGCATCCTCTG ttaCCTCTTAAAGAAACAAATTACAGTAGAAGCAACAAATATGAATTTTCCTGATGTGACCTTAAAGAGAAGACTGGAGGAA atgAAAGAAAAGCTTGTGGGGGTCCATGTTCGCATAGAAATGCTGATGAAGAAGATGGAGGAACTAGAACAAAAGTACAACGTGGCAGAAAAGCAAAGTTCTACATCAGAAGTAGCAGGTCTACCACCAGGATATGCAATAGTCAGTGTCAATTAG